CCCTGCGCTCGCTGGTTGAACGTTTCGACATTCCGTTTGTGTTGGTGAGCCACGAAGGTCACACGCGTGAAGAGCACGATAACCGTATGGCGGACGAAATTGACCGCTATCAGCCTGATTACGTGGTACTGGCCAAATACATGCGTGTATTAACGCCAGCCTTCGTTCAGCGCTATCCAAACCAGATCATCAATATTCACCACTCTTTCTTGCCAGCGTTTATCGGTGCGCGTCCGTATCATCAGGCGTACGAGCGTGGTGTGAAAATCATTGGCGCAACCGCGCACTATGTAAATGATAATCTTGATGAAGGTCCGATCATCATGCAGGACGTAATTAACGTCGATCACAGCTATACCGCAGAAGAGATGATGCGTGCTGGACGTGACGTTGAGAAAAATGTGTTGAGCCGCGCACTGTATAAAGTTCTGGGCCAACGCGTATTCGTTTACGGCAATCGCACGATCATTCTTTAACCACTTTGGCGCTGAGCTGTTCAACTCTTCAGCGCCACGCGTAAAAAGTGGACAAACGATTTTTATTTTATGTGACGGCGCTTTACAGGCTGAGTGCATTTGGTATGATGCGCCCCGCTTTAAGACGCAATGATTCAGGCCAGTGGTGGGATTCCCGAGCGGCCAAAGGGAGCAGACTGTAAATCTGCCGTCACAGACTTCGAAGGTTCGAATCCTTCTCCCACCACCATCTGAATCGTCTCTCTGAAGCCACAACAAGCAACATCCCTGGTGGGATTCCCGAGCGGCCAAAGGGAGCAGACTGTAAATCTGCCGTCACAGACTTCGAAGGTTCGAATCCTTCTCCCACCACCACCGAATATTCTCCCTCTTCAATTAAATCCCCAAACTTATATCTTGCTTCACGAGAAGGATGAGAAGCTTCGACTGAAGGTTCGAGTCGAACAACGTGAGACAACGCGCTTCAGCGCGGCCTGAAGGGTGAGACGCATCGCGTCGAATAATCCTTCTCCCACCACTATCCTGTATTTCCCCTTTCGCTTTAATCGCTGTTTTATCCCGCTTCTCATCATGACATTTACCTAAAAACTCGTTACCATCCCGCCATACTTTTGCGGATAGAAATGGCAGCGAAATGAAATTTGTCTCTTTCAACATCAACGGCTTGCGTGCACGTCCTCATCAATTAGAAGCGCTGGTTGAACAGCATCAACCCGATGTTATTGGTTTGCAGGAAACCAAAGTGCATGACGATATGTTCCCGCTCGAGGACGTCAGCAAACTGGGCTATCACGTATTTTATCACGGGCAAAAAGGTCATTATGGTGTCGCACTGCTGACGAAAGCGGAGCCGATAAGCGTGAGCCGTGGTTTCCCCGGCGATGAAGAAGATGCGCAGCGTCGTTTGATCATGGCGGAAATCCCCAGCCCGATCGGCGATATCACCGTAATTAACGGCTATTTCCCACAAGGAGAAAGCCGCGACCACCCCACCAAATTCCCCGCCAAAGAGAAGTTTTATCGCGATCTGCAAAGCTATCTTGAGCAGCAATTAGCCGTCGATAAACCGGTGTTGATCATGGGTGATATGAACATCAGCAGCACCGATTTTGATATCGGCATTGGTGAAGAGAATCGTAAGCGTTGGCTGCGCACCGGTAAATGTTCGTTCCTGCCTGAAGAGCGTGAATGGATGGATCGCTTACTGCAGTGGGGATTGGTTGATACCTGGCGCGATAAATTCCCGGCAACCAACGACCGCTTCTCGTGGTTTGACTACCGCTCAAAAGGCTTTGATGATAATCGTGGGTTACGCATCGATCTGTTGCTAGCGAGCCAGCCACTGGCGTCGCGTTGTATTGAGAGCGGTATCGATTACGACATCCGTAGTATGGAAAAACCGTCTGATCACGCGCCCGTTTGGTCGACGTTTAAGCTGTGAGGAAACAGCGTGGCGGTAAATCGCCACGCTGTTTTTATTTGATGATCTTCCAGATGAGTGGATTTGTGCCCAAGACTTTTTCGTCCCGTCCACATTGCAACAGCACACCTTCCGCCTTCACCACCGCACCTTCAGAATAGCTACGATTCTCATAGGTACAGCACTGCATGCAGTCGCTTTGGCGACTGTTTTTGCCCTGCGTCCACACTTCGTCAGGCATATCCACCACCACATCCGTATTGCCCATACGATTACTCTCCGGCTGGCGGTTGGCCAGCGCAGAGGTACTGCATAACAACAGTCCGCTCAGCAGCAACATTGCATAACGCATCACTCTGTCTCCTTGGTTTTGCGACGAGCCGTTTTCGGTTTAGCTCTCTTTTTTAGCCCAGGCGCAGTCAATCCGCGAAAGGCCTGTAGCGACGGACGCTGGCGTGCTTCACCAATCAACCCGATTAAGGTGCTGACCAGCGGTTGCATAAACTCATCGTAGCGGCAGGCTTTTTCACTGATGCGCGTCAGCGTCGATTCCCACTGCGCCGTCATATCCGGCCGCGCAGCCATTTCAGGCAACGCATGAATCAGCGCCCTGCCCGCCTCTGTCGAGTGAATATAGCGACCTTTTTTCACCAGGAAAGTGCGGCGAAACAGTAATTCAATAATACCTGCTCTCGTCGCCTCCGTACCTAAACCATCGGTTGCGCGCAGGACTTTCTTTAATTCTTTATCCTGCACGAAGCGAGCAATGCCGGTCATAGCTGATAATAAGGTGGCATCAGTGAACGGGCGTGGCGGTTGCGTTTGTTTGGCCAGCACTTCGCCGCGCTCACAGAGCAACTC
The sequence above is drawn from the Pantoea nemavictus genome and encodes:
- the purU gene encoding formyltetrahydrofolate deformylase, with product MQAQTIQRKVLRTICPDAKGLIAKITNICYKHELNIVQNNEFVDHRTGRFFMRTELEGIFNDNTLLADLDSALPTGSVRELQSAGRRRVVILVTKEAHCLGDLLMKSAFGGLDMEIAAVIGNHETLRSLVERFDIPFVLVSHEGHTREEHDNRMADEIDRYQPDYVVLAKYMRVLTPAFVQRYPNQIINIHHSFLPAFIGARPYHQAYERGVKIIGATAHYVNDNLDEGPIIMQDVINVDHSYTAEEMMRAGRDVEKNVLSRALYKVLGQRVFVYGNRTIIL
- the xthA gene encoding exodeoxyribonuclease III; this translates as MKFVSFNINGLRARPHQLEALVEQHQPDVIGLQETKVHDDMFPLEDVSKLGYHVFYHGQKGHYGVALLTKAEPISVSRGFPGDEEDAQRRLIMAEIPSPIGDITVINGYFPQGESRDHPTKFPAKEKFYRDLQSYLEQQLAVDKPVLIMGDMNISSTDFDIGIGEENRKRWLRTGKCSFLPEEREWMDRLLQWGLVDTWRDKFPATNDRFSWFDYRSKGFDDNRGLRIDLLLASQPLASRCIESGIDYDIRSMEKPSDHAPVWSTFKL
- a CDS encoding YnjH family protein; amino-acid sequence: MRYAMLLLSGLLLCSTSALANRQPESNRMGNTDVVVDMPDEVWTQGKNSRQSDCMQCCTYENRSYSEGAVVKAEGVLLQCGRDEKVLGTNPLIWKIIK